From the Debaryomyces hansenii CBS767 chromosome F complete sequence genome, the window GTAGTTACATATCCTTTTGAATTTGCTAAGACAAGATTACAATTAGTTGATAAATCATCCAAAGCGTCAAGGAATCCATTAGTTCTCATCTACAACGTAGCTAAAACTCAAGGTGTATCTTCTTTATACGTTGGATGTCCGGCCTTTGTTGTTGGTAACACCGTCAAAGCTTCTGTTAGATTCTTAGGTTTTGACTCGATTAAGGCTTTATTAGTCGATACAGATGGTAAATTATCAGGACCAAGAGGTGTCTTAGCTGGGCTAGGTGCTGGTTTACTTGAGTCCGTAATAGCAGTCACTCCATTTGAGGCTATTAAAACTGCATTAATCGACGACAAACAAACAGCGAAaccaaaatatcaaaatggTTTGATTTCAGGATCTGTTAAGTTGTGTAGAGATATGGGATTCAGGGGTATTTATGCTGGTATTGTGCCAGTTTCGTTGAGACAAGCTTCCAACCAAGCCGTTAGATTGGGTTCTTATAATTCGATTAAGACGATGATCCAACAAGCTTCTGGTACTAATCCTAATGAGCCATTAAGTTCTGTTTCAACGTTTTTGGTAGGTGCTTTTGCCGGTATTACTACTGTCTATACCACAATGCCTATTGATACAGTCAAAACAAGAATGCAAGCTTTAGGAGCggataaattatatacttCTACATTGAACTGTTTCGTCAAGATATTTAAAGAGGAAGGGTTATTAACATTTTGGAGAGGTGCAACCCCAAGGTTAGGTAGATTGGTATTGAGTGGAGGGATTGTTTTCACGATTTACGAAAAAATGTTAGTTATCATGAACTAAATATAGccatctttcaaaattaaataacaTTCCTATGTAATATACATTAATACTAAGAATACATAATTAGACCTCCCCGGcatttcttgtaatttcTGTAACCGAGTTTGTCACTACTGTCTCATTAGAAGGAGGCGATAAAATCACTCTCTCCATTTGCTTCACTCTATAATAATCGATGAAGGCCTTTactataataaatattccaaatgCAATAATGCCGTATGCAAAGTACGGGGTTTGGTTGAGTTTCTTATCGGGAGAATCAGTAtgttgttgaaatattccaGATTGGTAATTGTCTAATTTACCATCATTAACCGAAGCTGACTGGTCTATGTCAATCtgatttggattatttggCTCATAGCGATCTGGAACCTTCTCGGCACTCCCAAAATTTGAGGGAAT encodes:
- a CDS encoding DEHA2F11352p (similar to uniprot|P38152 Saccharomyces cerevisiae YBR291C CTP1 Mitochondrial inner membrane citrate transporter member of the mitochondrial carrier family), producing the protein MSKSNDQVKIDPFKSFIAGGTAGAIEGVVTYPFEFAKTRLQLVDKSSKASRNPLVLIYNVAKTQGVSSLYVGCPAFVVGNTVKASVRFLGFDSIKALLVDTDGKLSGPRGVLAGLGAGLLESVIAVTPFEAIKTALIDDKQTAKPKYQNGLISGSVKLCRDMGFRGIYAGIVPVSLRQASNQAVRLGSYNSIKTMIQQASGTNPNEPLSSVSTFLVGAFAGITTVYTTMPIDTVKTRMQALGADKLYTSTLNCFVKIFKEEGLLTFWRGATPRLGRLVLSGGIVFTIYEKMLVIMN